The Paenibacillus yonginensis genome segment TATTTTTCTCGACATTTTCTGGCGGTATGGGGACCCTGAACAAGCGGCAGATGCTGCAAAAGGCAAATATGTGGCGGCTGAGCAGATCAGCGATATCGCCCATACTGTGTTTTACGAGGAGCAATCTCCGTCCATCCAGCACCTGATCTGGCTGATCGGTCAGCGCATTCTGATTCGGTTCCCGCAGCTTGCCGAAGTCAGCTTTGAGTCCAATAACCGCACCTGGGAGACGATTGTGGATCCCGCCAGCCCCGGCCAGCCCGGCGTCTTTACGGAACCCCGTCCGCCATACGGCTTCCAGGGCTTTACCGTCATCCGGGCCGATGTCCAGCCGGAAGCGCCGGCCGCCGGAGGCGAATGAAATGGCGGGGAGGGGCAGACTTACTACTCATGTGCTGGACCTGTCGCGCGGCCGGCCGGCGGAGGGGGTAGCGGTAACGTTATACAAATTGAACGATGGTGGTCTGATGAACTCAGGTGGGAGCTCAGGAGGAGCGAGGCAGCTGCTGCGGGAGGCGGTTACCAATTCCGATGGCCGGCTGGATGAGCCGCTGTTAACCGGTGAAAGCATGGAGGCAGGGCTCTATGAGCTGGAGTTTGACGTGGGAAGTTATTTCGGTCAGGAGGCATCGGGCGGTTTCCTTGAGCTTGTTCCGGTCCGCTTTCGCATTGCCGGTCCCGATGAACATGTACATGTGCCGCTGTTGGCTGCACCCGGCGGGTACAGCACATACCGGGGGAGCTGATGAACCGGGCCGGAAGCATAAGCTGGTGGCTGTCATAAATTACGCAGCCGATGATGGAAAAGCCAAGCTAAGGGGGAGAGAGCATGGGCGGACAATTGGACTGGATCATCCAGGGGGGCAGCGTCGTACTGCCCGGTGAAACACGGCGGCTGGATATCGGTATCCGGGACGGGGAAATAGCGGTCCTGCGGGACAAGTTGAACCCCGCCGAGGCCAAAGCCAGCGTGGATGCCGCCGGCAAGCTGGTGCTGCCGGGCATGATTGATGTTCACGTTCATTTCAATGAACCGAATCTGGGTCATTGGGAAGGCTTTGAAACGGGCTCGGCGGCGCTGGCGGCCGGCGGCTGCACCTTGTATGCAGATATGCCGCTGAACGGCAATCCGCCGACGGTAACCCTGGAAGCGCTCCGGATGAAAGAGCGGCTGGCTGCTGAGGATTCGCTGACGGATTACAGCTTCTGGGGCGGTTTGATGCCGGGGTATCTGGACCGGATTGAAGAGCTGGCCGCAGCCGGGGTGATCGGCTTTAAGGCATTTATGTCGAATCCGGGCGGAGAAGGCGAAGGGCGGTTTCGCGAAGTGGACCGGGCTGCGCTTTATGAAGGCATGAAACGGATCGCGGCGGTTGGCGGCATCCTCGCCCTTCATGCGGAGAGTGAGGATATGACATCCAGCTTAGCGGCGGAGGCGGTTGCCGCCGGGCGATTAGACGCCCGGGCTTTTGCCGCATCCCGGCCCCCCGCAGCCGAGCTGGAAGCCGTGTCGGAAGCGCTGGAGCTGGCGGAGCAGACGGGCTGCAGGCTTCATTTTGTGCATATCAGCACGCCGGAGGCGGTGGATCTGATTGATGAGGCGAAAAGGCGCGGTCTGGATGTCACGCTGGAAACGTGTCCGCATTATCTAGCGTTGACAGTGGAAGATATGGAGCGTCTTGGGCCTGCAGCCAAATGCGCGCCTCCTCTGCGGGATGAAGCGCGCCGGGAGGAGCTTTGGAAGCGGGTGGCCGAAGGTAAGATCGACTGGATTGCCTCCGATCATTCGCCCTGCCCGGCCGATATGAAGCAGCCGGCCAGCGGCAGCTATTTCGAAGCATGGGGCGGGATCGCCGGAGCGCAGAGCAGTCTTGAGCTGATGTTTGAAGAAGGCTGCGTCAAACGTGGATTGCCGCTGCATCAGCTCGCCGCTTTGTTGTCGGCGCATCCGGCTGATCGTTTTGGATTCCGGCGCAAAGGCCGGATTGCTGAAGGGTATGACGCCGACCTCGTTCTTTTGGACCCGGGTAAGCCCTATACGCTGACCGTAGATGATTTGCGGCACCGGCACAAGCATAGTCCTTATATTGGGCGGACCTTTTCAGGGAAAGTTAGTGCCGTTTATTGCCGGGGAAATGTCATATACAGTGAAGCTGGCGGTACAGCGGCGCCAGGCGGCGGCGTCTGGATCAAACCCGGCGGCAGGGAGTGGGTGGAAAGGACGGAAGGGATAGAAGGATTAGAGAGCGGGGAAGAAGGGGCAGACAGGAGCGGGGCGGCCGGCAAGCCTTCCTTAACCCGTGCGGCATCCGTTCATGCTGAAGCTGACACAGGCAGAGAAGCGGAGGGGAGCCGATGAAGAAGGAGTTTATTCAGCCGGGAGACAGCCCGGCCGGTGGCGGGGGGGTATCCGGGGAAAACGAACAAGATATTCTGGCAGGATACATGTTCGACATTCTGGACTCGTTATCGCAGTACGGCGCCGGAGCCCCGGGCGAAGGGATTACCCGGCTGTTGTATTCGCCGGCCTGGCTGGAGGCGCAGCTGTTTCTTGCGGAAAGGATGCGGGCAGCCGGTCTGGAGGTCCGCTTTGACCGGGTTGGCAATCTTTATGGCAGACTGCAGGGGAGCGAGCCCGGGCGCCCGGTGGTTGCAGCCGGCTCTCATGTCGATACGGTAAAGCAGGGCGGGAAATACGACGGCGCTTTGGGAATAGCCGCTTCGTTGGCGGCCGTTTCCTATTTGAAGGAATGTTATGGTGTACCCAAGCGGACGCTTGAGGTGGTCTCCTTTTGTGAAGAGGAAGGGAGCCGCTTCCCGTTTGCATATTGGGGTTCGGGCAGTGTAACGGGAGAGCGTGATTTGCAGCGTTACGGATCTATTCGGGATGGAGCGGGCGTCACTCTTCAGGAAGCGATGGAGCAGGCCGGCTTTGGACGGGCGGAGCAGGCCGATCCGCTGCGCCGGGATCTGGGCGCCTACCTTGAACTGCATATTGAGCAGGGAATTATGCTTGAGCGTGAAGGCGCGGATATCGGCATCGTTGAAACGATTGTCGGCCAGCGGCGGTATACAGCCCAAGTTACGGGCGAAACCAATCATGCGGGTACGACGCCGATGCGGATGCGCAGCGATGCTCTGGCCGGAGCCGCAGAGATGGTGGTGGCGCTGGAGCGGATGGCGCTGGAGGAGGGGCCACCGCTCGTCGCCACCGTAGGCCGGTTGGAGGTGAGTCCAAACACCTCCAACGTCATTCCGGGGCGGGTCAGCTTCTCCCTCGACATCCGGCACGAGTCGGGGGAGAAGCTGCAGGGCTTTTGCGGCCGCATGAGCGAGGCTTTCGCCGGGCTTGCGGCCGCGAGGGGGCTGAAGCTGGAGCTTCAGCTTCAGCTGGCAACCGCCCCGGCGCCGATGGACGCCGGGCTGGGCGGCAGGCTGGAGCGGCTGTGCAGCAGCCGCGGCATATCCTGCCGCCGGATGGTCAGCGGCGCGGGGCACGACGCGCAGCTGCTCGCCGCCGTATGTCCGGCGGCGATGCTGTTTGTGCCGAGCCGCGGCGGCATCAGCCACGCGCCGGAGGAATACACCGCGCCTGAGCATTTGGCGCGGGGCACCGAGCTGCTGGCGGCTTTGCTGCGCGAGCTGGCCTATGGAGACAACGACGAACAAAAGGGGGAACGCTGACATGATGGAGCCACGGCCACAACAACCAAAACAACCGCAACAACCAACACAACCAGTACAGTCACAACTAGCACAGTCACAATCGACACAAGTGTCACCCTCACCCCAGCCACCGTCACACCTCCCACGGCACAAGCCGGATCTGCCTCTTGATCGCCAACCTTATGCCGAGTTCTCTCCTTCGCCTAGAATCATTATGACCCCGGGGCCTGTCGAGGCGGATCCAAGAGTGCTCCGCGCTTTGTCCATGCCGATCCTTGGCCAGTTCGATCCTGAGTTTACGGCTCTGATGAACCGGATAATGAGCATGCTGCGCGAGCTGTTTCAGACCTCGAACCAGTGGGCTTATCCGGTCGACGGCACCTCCCGTTCCGGGATTGAGGCGGTGCTGGGCAGCCTGATCGAGCCCGGAGACAAGGTGCTGATCCCGATCTACGGCCGGTTCGGCTACCTGCTTTATGAAATCGCCGAGCGCTGCGGCGCGAAGATCACGGTCATGGAGCAGGAATGGGGAACGGTGTTTGAACCGGCTGAAATCATTGCGGCTATCCGGCAGCATCGTCCGGCCCTAGTGGCGATGGTGCATGGGGAAACGTCCACCGGGCGGATGCAGCCGATGGAGGGCATCGGGGCAGCCTGCCGGGAGGCGGACGCCCTGCTGGTGATCGACGCCGTCGCTACGCTCGGCGGAGTTCCGGTCCGGACCGACGAATGGCAGGTGGATGCTGTAATCGGCGGCACCCAGAAATGTCTGTCGGTTCCGTCCGGCATGGCGCCCGTGACTTACAACGACCGGGCGGAGCGGAAGCTGAACGCCCGAAAGAGGGTGGAGCGCGGGCTTTGGGCCGAGCCTGGCCAGTCTGCCGCTTCGCCTGCAGCATCTCTTCCCGCTAGGATTCAAAGCAATTACCTGGATCTCAGCCAGCTGCAGGATTACTGGAGTCCGGCAAGACTTAATCATCACACCGAGATGACGTCCATGCTGTACGGTTTGCACGAGGGGCTGCGGCTGGCCTTAAACGAAGGGCTGGAGAGCCGCTTTGCCCGTCACCGCCTTCATGAGGCCGCCTTAACGGCAGGTCTGCGGGGAATGGGGCTTAGCCTCTATGGCGACCCGTCCTGCAAGCTTCCTGTCGTCACTTGCGTCAGCATCCCGGACGGGGTAGACGGCGAGAAGGCGAGGTCGCAGCTGTTGGACGACTTCGGTATTGAAATCGCCAGCTCCTTCGGCCCGCTCAAGGGAACAATCTGGCGCATCGGAACGATGGGCTACAGCTGCCGCAAAACCAATGTGCTGCACCTGCTGGGTGCGCTTGAAGCCGTGCTCCTGCGCAGCGGCCACCCGCTTCCTGCCGGTGAAGCTGTCCAGGCCGCCCTGCAGGTTTATGACGCGGCAGCGGCAGATTGATTTAGGTCAAACCAGATCGAATCAGATCGAATCAGATGAGCCCGACTTTGCCGAGTCAGATTTTGATTGCTGCGATGCGCAGCCGGCTGGTGTCGGCCATCCATTGGCCGTCCCGGTACAGCTGCGGCTTAACCCGATTTTCAATGGCCTCGAACATGGTCGATTTGGCATCTTCCGGGACATCTGCGAAGAAATAGGGGGAGAAGCTGTTCAGCCATTTTCGGACCCCGGCTTTTAGCGGAGTCGGATGATCGAAATGCCGGGCCTCCATTACCCGGAATCCATTTTGCTCCAGCAGCTCTGCGTATTGATCGGCCGTAGGCAGATACCACGGATTCCGGCCCTCCCAGACATAACCTTCTTCCTCCAGCGTTTCTTTCATCGCCGCCGTCAGCGTGGAGACATTTCCGCTGCCGGCGAATTCGGCCACAAATCGTCCGCCTTCCCGCAGGGCAAGCCTGATCGAAGTGATCACCTCCGGCGCGTCCTTAATCCAATGGATCACCGCATGGGAGAACACAGCGTCAAACCGGACTTTGGTCCGGTAATGCCGTATGTCTCCCGTCCTGAAGCTCAGCGACGGATATTTCAGGGCGGCGCGTTTCACGGCTTCCCCGGACACGTCAATGCCGGTCGGGATTGCGCCGGCTGCAGCCATGGCGGCCGTTAAATCGCCGGTTCCGCAGCCGGCGTCGAGAATCCGCTCCCCCGGAGCGGGCTGCAGCAGAGCTAAAGCCCCGTTCCCGGGTTTTCCATCCAGTTCCCCTGTTCCTTTCTTATCGCTGCCGGTTTCCCCGGTCGCTGCCTTTTTATCCATGTTGTCTCCATGCCTCCATGTTCAGCTCGTTATTCAGGGCTGCAGCGGCAAAAGCCCCCGCGGAAGCAGCCATAATCGCCTGGTGGGCCCGGGAGGCAGCATCTCCGGCGCTGTAAACACCCGGGACGGTCGTTTTCCCGAATTCATCGACGACGACCATATCGGTTTCCGTAACCTCACATCCCAACGATTTGGGAAGATCCGACCCGGCAGCCAAATCCGGTTTGAAAAAGATCCCCCCGCAAGCAACTGTCGTTCCGTCCTCGAGTACGACCTGCCGGACTTGTCCGTTCACGGACTCGATCTCTTTGATCGGCGAATCGAAGACCTGTACCTGATGGGCATGCAGCTCCTTACGCTGTTCATCCGACAGCTCGTCGGGTCCGTTCGTGCAGAGTGTAAACCGCTTTGTCCATCCGGAGATCAGCTGTGCGAAATGAAAGGCCTCCGCGCCATTGTTTATCACGACAAGGTGTTGATCCCTGAGCTCCCAGCCATCGCAGTAAGGACAGACAAATGCGCTTGTGCCGTAAACCTCGGCAAGTCCTTTAACGGGCAGCGGCCGATCCTTCATCCCGGCGGCGAACAGCAATTTACGGCTATGATAGGTTTGGTTTGAGGCTGTTGAAATTTGAAAATGGCCATCCGCTCCCTCAGCCGAAACCACCTTATCATCGGCAAAAATAACAGACGGATAAACGGCGATTTGTTCCCTGCCAATCCGTCTTAATTCCCCAGGCTGGATGCCGTCGCGCGTAAGGAAGCCGTGGGCTTCGCGGGTGACACGGTTGCGGGGTTTACCTTCGTCGATAACCAGCACCGTTTTTCTGGCCCTTCCCAGGACAAGGGCGGCGTTTAAGCCGGCAGGGCCGCCCCCGATGATGACTACGTCAAATGATTGATTTTCCATGTTCATAGAAATTCAGCTCCTTATTATTTTGTGTATATAATAGATCTTTAATATCCATGATTAAATTGTAAAAAGGAGTGCTCCACTCCTTGCAAGAAACGGGATTTACGCCTGGTGCACTCCGCATTTAGGAGCTTCCGCCGCAGCGTCCAGCACAGATTGGATCGTGTGTTGTTCGAGATATTGATGCAGCTGCCGCTCTGCCCCGTCCATCACTTGTTTGACCAGGCACTCACTGCCGCGTGCAGGAGCGGAAGAGGGCTCGTCTTCATGAGCATCCGCCGGTTCTGCCGACAGTAGACGGTGCTGCTGCGAGTTCTGGTTTGAACATTCGAACAAATGCTGCCGGCCCTCAATGACCTGAATGACTTGCAGAAAAGTCACCTGACTGGCCGGGCGGGCCAGCTCATAACCGCCTTTTACGCCTGGCACGGCACGGACAATGCCATCCTGTCTCAGCTTGGACATAATTTTGGATAAATAGCTTTCCGAAACGCCAAGCGTGGCTGACAGCTCTTTGATCCCGATATTGTGCTCGCGCTCCGAAAGAGCCAGATGAATCAACGCGTGAAGCGCGTAATCGGTGCTTTTTGAGAATTGCATAAGAATCAGCTCCTTCTTCCTTACGGACTAACCCAGGTGATCGTTTGAAATATGGATATCACGTATCCATAATACACTTCGCACTCTCTCGTTGCAACTCTATAACAATTTATAACCGAAATTTCTTCCTTCCTGAGACCTGCCCGCCTTCCGACCAAGGTCCAGGACCAAGAACCGCCATAGGGCGGTTTTGGCAGGCAGGGGCTTCCTCTAAACTTAGTAAGCGAGCAAGGCGGACCTACATAGGAAATCAGAATATTTTTTAGAAGAGGAAGGGGAACAGGAAACATAATGGAGAGGTTAACCAAATGGGCTTTTAACAACAAAGCTGCAGTCGGACTGCTGATTGCGATGGCTTTGGTCATCGGGGTGTTCAGCTACACGACTTTGCCGATGGAATTTATGCCGGAGGCGGATAATCCGCAGGTGACCGTCACCGTGCTGGGACAGGGGCAGAATGCCGGGACGATGGAAAGCCAGGTCACGAAACCGATGGAGCAGGCAGTCGGCGCCATCAAGGGCAAAACAGAAATGTTCTCGACTTCGGGCGACGGTTACGCTCAGGTCAATCTGTATTTTGATTCGAAGACGGATATGAAGCAGGCGGCGCAGGATGTACAGAAGGCGGTAGACAACGTGCCGCTGCCTGACGGGGTAATGAAACCTTTTGTCGTGCAGCTGAACACCTCGATGATTCCGGTGTCGGAGCTGACGATCTCCTTTAAGGACGGATTAACGGAGCAAAACGTGCAGAAGGCGGAGGACGAAATTGTCCCGGCGCTTCAGAAGCTTAAAGGGGTGGCGAACGTCAGCCTGGGAGGCAAACCGGAATCCGTGGTCAGCGTAACCGCTGATGCAGCCAAGCTGGCGGCACGTCATGTCACGTATCCCCAATTGATGACAGTGCTCCAGGGCCGCAGCCTTTCGGTTTCGCTGGGGGAGCAGACGCTAAACGGGCAGGCTGGCAATGTCAATGTCACCTCGACAGTTGACAGCCTGGATATGCTCAAAGAACTGCCTGTAGCCCCCGGGGTGAAGCTGGAGGATGTGGCTTCCGTTCAGTTCAAGCAGCAGCAGGAAAGCGTCAGCCGGTCAGGCGGCAAAGAAGTCTTGTTTGCGATCGTAACGAAAGAGGCAAATGCCAATGCTGTTGAGGTCGGCAAAGAAGTGCAGAAGGAAGCCGAGAAGCTGAGCGAATCCGGTGAGGTGCAGGTTGAAGTGCTGGTCAGCACCTCAGATATGGTTGTGGACTCCGTTAACAGTATGATGCGAGAGGTCCTGCTGGGCGCTTTGTTCGCCACGATCGTCATTCTGCTTTTCCTGCGGAATTTGCGGGCCACGCTGGTTACAGCCATCTCCATTCCGCTGTCGCTAGCCGTTACGCTTTATTTGCTTAAAGCGTCTGGCATTACGCTGAACATCATCACTCTTGGTGCGGTGGCGGTTGCCGTAGGACGGCTGGTGGACGACAGCATTGTGGTGATCGAGAACATCTTCAGAAGGCTGCAGAAAGAGAAGTTCTCGCTGGACATGATCGTCAGCTCAACCAAAGAAGTGGCCGGTGCCATCACGTCTTCTACGATTGCAACGGTTGCGGTGTTTCTGCCGATGGGGATGCTGCGCGGTTCGCTGCAGGCTTTCCTGCTGCCGTTTGCGCTCACCGTAACGTATTCGCTGCTGACCAGCCTGGTCGTGGCGCTGACCGTGGTGCCGCTCCTGAGCTCTTGGATGCTGAAGCAGTCGCATTTACGGGAACCTGAGCCGTCCAGACGTTTCGTTTCGTTCCTGAACTGGAATCTCCGCTACAAGTGGGTAACCTTGTCTCTGACGCTGGTCCTGTTTGCCGGCTCCATTGCCGCTTATGTACTCATGCCTAAGGCAGCGCTTGATTCCTCGGACGCCAGCTTTGTATCGGTTCAGCTCAGCTACCCAAGCGATGTGCCGGTCAAGGAGGTGCTTGATCAAGGCCGTCAGCTTGAACGGACTCTGATGGAGCAGGAGCAGGCCAAGACGGTCATTCTGCAATCCGGCAACAGCTCGGACGGCGCGCAATTCGGCAACGTCAGCTCCCTGACCCAGGTTGATCTGATGGTCATTCTCAAAGAAGGGGCGGATGCCGAGAAGCTGGTTGACTATGTGAACGGACTGAAAAAGGATTACGAAGGCGCCACGCTTACCGCAGCGACATCCGGCCTGATCAGTGGCGGCAGCTCCGCCGTGGAGAACATTGATATCATCGGCGACGATTATGCGGCTATCAGCAAGGTCGGGGATGAGGTTCAAGCTGCGATTGAAGGCTTGGACGGGGTCAATAAAGTAACCAACAATATGAAGGACACCAAATCGGTCTACAGCTTTGAAGTCGATCCGGCTTTGGCGAACGGCCAGGAGGTGGCCCAGCAGCTTGGAGCGATGCTGCGTCCGGTGCCGCTCGGAACTATCGAATGGAGGAACAATCCGGTCAACGTGCTTCTGGAGCCGATGGCAGCGCCGCAATCCGAACAGGACCTGCAGGATTTGACGGTGGTGACGGCTTCCGGACCGGTGAAAATCACCAAGCTGGCCAAGTTTGAGGTCCAGAATCAGCCGGCTATGCTGTACCACAAGGAAGGGAAGACCTACCTGCGCATCAGCGCCGAAATTGATCCGAAGAAAGTGTCGCTGGTTGGCGGCCGGATCAAGGAGCAAACGGACAAAATCCAGCTGCCGGAGGGAGTAACGCTTGCTTTGGGCGGCGCTTCGGCTGACCAGGCCGGGGACTTTAAGGATTTGGGCATGACGGCCCTGATTTCGATCGGTCTCGTCTACCTGATTATGGTGTTGACCTTCAAGACACTGCGGGCTCCGCTTGCGATTATGCTCTCCCTGCCGCTGGCTGCGATCGGAGCCGTCGCCGCGCTGATCGTATCCCGGGTGACTCCGGATTTCACCGCCTTGTTCGGCGCGCTGATGCTGA includes the following:
- the uraH gene encoding hydroxyisourate hydrolase encodes the protein MAGRGRLTTHVLDLSRGRPAEGVAVTLYKLNDGGLMNSGGSSGGARQLLREAVTNSDGRLDEPLLTGESMEAGLYELEFDVGSYFGQEASGGFLELVPVRFRIAGPDEHVHVPLLAAPGGYSTYRGS
- a CDS encoding allantoinase → MGGQLDWIIQGGSVVLPGETRRLDIGIRDGEIAVLRDKLNPAEAKASVDAAGKLVLPGMIDVHVHFNEPNLGHWEGFETGSAALAAGGCTLYADMPLNGNPPTVTLEALRMKERLAAEDSLTDYSFWGGLMPGYLDRIEELAAAGVIGFKAFMSNPGGEGEGRFREVDRAALYEGMKRIAAVGGILALHAESEDMTSSLAAEAVAAGRLDARAFAASRPPAAELEAVSEALELAEQTGCRLHFVHISTPEAVDLIDEAKRRGLDVTLETCPHYLALTVEDMERLGPAAKCAPPLRDEARREELWKRVAEGKIDWIASDHSPCPADMKQPASGSYFEAWGGIAGAQSSLELMFEEGCVKRGLPLHQLAALLSAHPADRFGFRRKGRIAEGYDADLVLLDPGKPYTLTVDDLRHRHKHSPYIGRTFSGKVSAVYCRGNVIYSEAGGTAAPGGGVWIKPGGREWVERTEGIEGLESGEEGADRSGAAGKPSLTRAASVHAEADTGREAEGSR
- a CDS encoding Zn-dependent hydrolase, whose translation is MKKEFIQPGDSPAGGGGVSGENEQDILAGYMFDILDSLSQYGAGAPGEGITRLLYSPAWLEAQLFLAERMRAAGLEVRFDRVGNLYGRLQGSEPGRPVVAAGSHVDTVKQGGKYDGALGIAASLAAVSYLKECYGVPKRTLEVVSFCEEEGSRFPFAYWGSGSVTGERDLQRYGSIRDGAGVTLQEAMEQAGFGRAEQADPLRRDLGAYLELHIEQGIMLEREGADIGIVETIVGQRRYTAQVTGETNHAGTTPMRMRSDALAGAAEMVVALERMALEEGPPLVATVGRLEVSPNTSNVIPGRVSFSLDIRHESGEKLQGFCGRMSEAFAGLAAARGLKLELQLQLATAPAPMDAGLGGRLERLCSSRGISCRRMVSGAGHDAQLLAAVCPAAMLFVPSRGGISHAPEEYTAPEHLARGTELLAALLRELAYGDNDEQKGER
- a CDS encoding pyridoxal-phosphate-dependent aminotransferase family protein yields the protein MTPGPVEADPRVLRALSMPILGQFDPEFTALMNRIMSMLRELFQTSNQWAYPVDGTSRSGIEAVLGSLIEPGDKVLIPIYGRFGYLLYEIAERCGAKITVMEQEWGTVFEPAEIIAAIRQHRPALVAMVHGETSTGRMQPMEGIGAACREADALLVIDAVATLGGVPVRTDEWQVDAVIGGTQKCLSVPSGMAPVTYNDRAERKLNARKRVERGLWAEPGQSAASPAASLPARIQSNYLDLSQLQDYWSPARLNHHTEMTSMLYGLHEGLRLALNEGLESRFARHRLHEAALTAGLRGMGLSLYGDPSCKLPVVTCVSIPDGVDGEKARSQLLDDFGIEIASSFGPLKGTIWRIGTMGYSCRKTNVLHLLGALEAVLLRSGHPLPAGEAVQAALQVYDAAAAD
- a CDS encoding methyltransferase domain-containing protein, producing MDKKAATGETGSDKKGTGELDGKPGNGALALLQPAPGERILDAGCGTGDLTAAMAAAGAIPTGIDVSGEAVKRAALKYPSLSFRTGDIRHYRTKVRFDAVFSHAVIHWIKDAPEVITSIRLALREGGRFVAEFAGSGNVSTLTAAMKETLEEEGYVWEGRNPWYLPTADQYAELLEQNGFRVMEARHFDHPTPLKAGVRKWLNSFSPYFFADVPEDAKSTMFEAIENRVKPQLYRDGQWMADTSRLRIAAIKI
- a CDS encoding NAD(P)/FAD-dependent oxidoreductase — protein: MENQSFDVVIIGGGPAGLNAALVLGRARKTVLVIDEGKPRNRVTREAHGFLTRDGIQPGELRRIGREQIAVYPSVIFADDKVVSAEGADGHFQISTASNQTYHSRKLLFAAGMKDRPLPVKGLAEVYGTSAFVCPYCDGWELRDQHLVVINNGAEAFHFAQLISGWTKRFTLCTNGPDELSDEQRKELHAHQVQVFDSPIKEIESVNGQVRQVVLEDGTTVACGGIFFKPDLAAGSDLPKSLGCEVTETDMVVVDEFGKTTVPGVYSAGDAASRAHQAIMAASAGAFAAAALNNELNMEAWRQHG
- a CDS encoding RrF2 family transcriptional regulator, whose product is MQFSKSTDYALHALIHLALSEREHNIGIKELSATLGVSESYLSKIMSKLRQDGIVRAVPGVKGGYELARPASQVTFLQVIQVIEGRQHLFECSNQNSQQHRLLSAEPADAHEDEPSSAPARGSECLVKQVMDGAERQLHQYLEQHTIQSVLDAAAEAPKCGVHQA
- a CDS encoding efflux RND transporter permease subunit translates to MERLTKWAFNNKAAVGLLIAMALVIGVFSYTTLPMEFMPEADNPQVTVTVLGQGQNAGTMESQVTKPMEQAVGAIKGKTEMFSTSGDGYAQVNLYFDSKTDMKQAAQDVQKAVDNVPLPDGVMKPFVVQLNTSMIPVSELTISFKDGLTEQNVQKAEDEIVPALQKLKGVANVSLGGKPESVVSVTADAAKLAARHVTYPQLMTVLQGRSLSVSLGEQTLNGQAGNVNVTSTVDSLDMLKELPVAPGVKLEDVASVQFKQQQESVSRSGGKEVLFAIVTKEANANAVEVGKEVQKEAEKLSESGEVQVEVLVSTSDMVVDSVNSMMREVLLGALFATIVILLFLRNLRATLVTAISIPLSLAVTLYLLKASGITLNIITLGAVAVAVGRLVDDSIVVIENIFRRLQKEKFSLDMIVSSTKEVAGAITSSTIATVAVFLPMGMLRGSLQAFLLPFALTVTYSLLTSLVVALTVVPLLSSWMLKQSHLREPEPSRRFVSFLNWNLRYKWVTLSLTLVLFAGSIAAYVLMPKAALDSSDASFVSVQLSYPSDVPVKEVLDQGRQLERTLMEQEQAKTVILQSGNSSDGAQFGNVSSLTQVDLMVILKEGADAEKLVDYVNGLKKDYEGATLTAATSGLISGGSSAVENIDIIGDDYAAISKVGDEVQAAIEGLDGVNKVTNNMKDTKSVYSFEVDPALANGQEVAQQLGAMLRPVPLGTIEWRNNPVNVLLEPMAAPQSEQDLQDLTVVTASGPVKITKLAKFEVQNQPAMLYHKEGKTYLRISAEIDPKKVSLVGGRIKEQTDKIQLPEGVTLALGGASADQAGDFKDLGMTALISIGLVYLIMVLTFKTLRAPLAIMLSLPLAAIGAVAALIVSRVTPDFTALFGALMLIGIVVTNAIVLIDRIRHNEQHMTIREAILEAASVRMRPILMTAIATICAMLPLLFHPSKEGSIVSQSLAIVVVGGLAAATLLTLFVIPAVYELLYFRKSARQRRSQASQAGAEARTAEG